A window from Peromyscus eremicus chromosome 1, PerEre_H2_v1, whole genome shotgun sequence encodes these proteins:
- the Tspan32 gene encoding tetraspanin-32, translating into MEHWNRIKIAKCQILITNFFVLLLGLSTATVAAVTRFGDHLTVIGHASLERNPYEAMHYWAFYVGISLAGLLSLGAALSTIATVREAHGLMAAGFLCFVLSFCILVQMAFWRFHNPTQVEDAVLDTYDLVYDQAMKSPSSSWWQELATIQDTFLCCGKKSPFGLLASTRAIPCQGQEALREDCLQSIGKFLWTHYRIASTLTCTSLALTVYAMMLCAFLWFTIHSYCGLDRKGRYTLSPRAHGCQPQEPSLFRWTESRPVPQRPSETQAFANYSTPL; encoded by the exons ATGGAGCACTGGAATCGAATCAAGATTGCCAAATGCCAGATACTGATCACCAACTTCTTTGTCTTG CTGCTGGGCCTCTCTACGGCCACCGTGGCAGCTGtcactcgctttggagaccactTGACTGTCATTGGTCATGCATCCTTGGAGAGGAACCCCTATGAAGCAATGCACTACTGGG CCTTCTACGTGGGGATCAGCCTAGCAGGTCTACTGAGCCTGGGCGCTGCCCTGAGCACCATAGCCACAGTGAGGGAGGCCCATGGCCTCATGGCTGCG GGGTTCCTGTGCTTTGTCCTGTCATTCTGCATCCTGGTGCAGATGGCATTCTGGAGATTCCACAACCCCACCCAG GTGGAAGATGCAGTATTGGACACCTATGACCTCGTGTATGACCAGGCAATGAAGAGCCCATCTAGCagctggtggcaggagctggccACCATCCAGGACACG TTTCTGTGTTGTGGGAAGAAGTCTCCTTTTGGGCTTCTGGCGAGCACCAGAGCCATCCCGTGTCAGGGCCAGGAGGCCCTgagagag GACTGCCTACAGAGCATCGGGAAGTTTCTGTGGACACACTACAGAATCGCCTCCACCCTGACCTGCACCAGCCTGGCCCTCACG GTATATGCCATGATGCTCTGCGCCTTCCTCTGGTTTACCATTCACTCCTACTGTGGCTTGGATCGAAAAGGCAGATACACCCTGAGCCCACG AGCCCATGGCTGCCAGCCCCAGGAACCCAGCCTCTTCAGATGGACCGAGAGTAGGCCAGTGCCTCAACGCCCCTCTGAAACACAAGCGTTTGCTAACTATTCGACACCCCTCTGA